One Pongo abelii isolate AG06213 chromosome 12, NHGRI_mPonAbe1-v2.0_pri, whole genome shotgun sequence DNA segment encodes these proteins:
- the FOSL2 gene encoding fos-related antigen 2 isoform X2: protein MPGSGSAFIPTINAITTSQDLQWMVQPTVITSMSNPYPRSHPYSPLPGLASVPGHMALPRPGVIKTIGTTVGRRRRDEQLSPEEEEKRRIRRERNKLAAAKCRNRRRELTEKLQAETEELEEEKSGLQKEIAELQKEKEKLEFMLVAHGPVCKISPEERRSPPAPGLQPMRSGGGAVGAVVVKQEPLEEDSPSSSSAGLDKAQRSVIKPISIAGGFYGEEPLHTPIVVTSTPAVTPGTSNLVFTYPSVLEQESPASPSESCSKAHRRSSSSGDQSSDSLNSPTLLAL from the exons ATGCCTGGCTCAGGCAGTGCCTTCATCCCCACCATCAACGCCATCACGACCAGCCAGGACCTGCAGTGGATGGTGCAGCCCACAGTGATCACCTCCATGTCCAACCCGTACCCTCGCTCGCACCCCTACAGCCCCCTGCCGGGCCTGGCCTCTGTCCCTGGACACATGGCCCTCCCAAGACCCGGTGTGATCAAGACCATTGGCACCACCGTGGGCCGCAGGAGGAGAGATGAGCAG CTGTCTCCTGAAGAGGAGGAGAAGCGTCGCATCCGGCGGGAGAGGAACAAGCTGGCTGCAGCCAAGTGCCGGAACCGACGCCGGGAGCTGACAGAGAAGCTGCAGGCG GAGAcagaggagctggaggaggagaagtCAGGCCTGCAGAAGGAGATTGCTGAGctgcagaaggagaaggagaagctgGAGTTCATGTTGGTGGCTCACGGCCCAGTGTGCAAGATTAGCCCCGAGGAGCGCCGATCGCCCCCAGCCCCTGGGCTACAGCCCATGCGCAGTGGGGGTGGCGCGGTGGGCGCTGTAGTGGTGAAACAGGAGCCCCTGGAAGAGGACAGCCCCTCGTCCTCGTCGGCGGGGCTGGACAAGGCCCAGCGCTCTGTCATCAAGCCCATCAGCATTGCTGGGGGCTTCTATGGCGAGGAGCCCCTGCACACCCCCATCGTGGTGACCTCCACACCTGCTGTCACTCCGGGCACCTCGAACCTCGTCTTCACCTATCCTAGCGTCCTGGAGCAGGAGTCACCCGCATCTCCCTCCGAGTCCTGCTCCAAGGCTCACCGCAGAAGCAGTAGCAGCGGGGACCAGTCATCAGACTCCTTGAACTCCCCGACTCTGCTGGCTCTGTAA
- the FOSL2 gene encoding fos-related antigen 2 isoform X1, with translation MYQDYPGNFDTSSRGSSGSPAHAESYSSGGGGGQQKFRVDMPGSGSAFIPTINAITTSQDLQWMVQPTVITSMSNPYPRSHPYSPLPGLASVPGHMALPRPGVIKTIGTTVGRRRRDEQLSPEEEEKRRIRRERNKLAAAKCRNRRRELTEKLQAETEELEEEKSGLQKEIAELQKEKEKLEFMLVAHGPVCKISPEERRSPPAPGLQPMRSGGGAVGAVVVKQEPLEEDSPSSSSAGLDKAQRSVIKPISIAGGFYGEEPLHTPIVVTSTPAVTPGTSNLVFTYPSVLEQESPASPSESCSKAHRRSSSSGDQSSDSLNSPTLLAL, from the exons ATGTACCAGGATTATCCCGGGAACTTTGACACCTCGTCCCGGGGCAGCAGCGGCTCTCCTGCGCACGCCGAGTCCTACtccagcggcggcggcggcggccagCAG aAATTCCGGGTAGATATGCCTGGCTCAGGCAGTGCCTTCATCCCCACCATCAACGCCATCACGACCAGCCAGGACCTGCAGTGGATGGTGCAGCCCACAGTGATCACCTCCATGTCCAACCCGTACCCTCGCTCGCACCCCTACAGCCCCCTGCCGGGCCTGGCCTCTGTCCCTGGACACATGGCCCTCCCAAGACCCGGTGTGATCAAGACCATTGGCACCACCGTGGGCCGCAGGAGGAGAGATGAGCAG CTGTCTCCTGAAGAGGAGGAGAAGCGTCGCATCCGGCGGGAGAGGAACAAGCTGGCTGCAGCCAAGTGCCGGAACCGACGCCGGGAGCTGACAGAGAAGCTGCAGGCG GAGAcagaggagctggaggaggagaagtCAGGCCTGCAGAAGGAGATTGCTGAGctgcagaaggagaaggagaagctgGAGTTCATGTTGGTGGCTCACGGCCCAGTGTGCAAGATTAGCCCCGAGGAGCGCCGATCGCCCCCAGCCCCTGGGCTACAGCCCATGCGCAGTGGGGGTGGCGCGGTGGGCGCTGTAGTGGTGAAACAGGAGCCCCTGGAAGAGGACAGCCCCTCGTCCTCGTCGGCGGGGCTGGACAAGGCCCAGCGCTCTGTCATCAAGCCCATCAGCATTGCTGGGGGCTTCTATGGCGAGGAGCCCCTGCACACCCCCATCGTGGTGACCTCCACACCTGCTGTCACTCCGGGCACCTCGAACCTCGTCTTCACCTATCCTAGCGTCCTGGAGCAGGAGTCACCCGCATCTCCCTCCGAGTCCTGCTCCAAGGCTCACCGCAGAAGCAGTAGCAGCGGGGACCAGTCATCAGACTCCTTGAACTCCCCGACTCTGCTGGCTCTGTAA